One genomic segment of Epinephelus fuscoguttatus linkage group LG19, E.fuscoguttatus.final_Chr_v1 includes these proteins:
- the rcvrna gene encoding recoverin a, with protein sequence MGNTKSSALSKELLEELKSNTKYSEAELCTWYQSFLKECPSGKITKQQFEGIYASFFPNADPTEYARHVFRSFDTNADGTLDFKEYIVALHLTSGGKTLQKLEWAFALYDVDGNGTISKSEILEIVRSIFNMIPVDDQKHLPEDENTPEKRAEKIWEFFGKKDNDKISEGEFIQGVMDNKDILRLIQYDEPQKIKDKLKEKKQ encoded by the exons ATGGGTAATACTAAGAGCAGCGCTTTGTCGAAGGAGCTCCTGGAGGAACTGAAATCCAATACAAAATACTCAGAGGCTGAGCTCTGCACCTGGTACCAGTCCTTCCTCAAGGAATGTCCCAGCGGGAAGATCACCAAGCAGCAGTTTGAAGGCATCTACGCCAGCTTCTTCCCAAACGCAGACCCAACAGAGTATGCACGGCACGTGTTCAGGAGTTTCGACACCAATGCGGACGGCACGTTGGACTTTAAGGAGTACATTGTTGCTCTGCACCTGACATCCGGGGGGAAGACTCTGCAGAAGCTGGAGTGGGCCTTCGCTTTATACGACGTGGACGGGAATGGAACCATCAGCAAAAGTGAAATCCTAGAGATTGTTAGG TCAATATTCAACATGATTCCTGTTGATGACCAGAAGCACCTCCCTGAGGATGAAAATACGCCGGAGAAGAGGGCGGAAAAAATCTGGGAATTCTTTGGGAAGAAGGACAACG ACAAAATCTCAGAGGGAGAATTCATCCAGGGTGTGATGGACAACAAGGACATCCTGCGATTGATACAATACGATGAACCTCAGAAAATTAAAGACAAGCTCAAAGAGAAGAAGCAATAA